The DNA segment GACCTTAGATCTCAGGTTTTGAAGATTTTTTCTCCGACTTCTAGAAAGTCCAGGGGAAAGGGATACCATCGCTATAATGATTTCCAGCAAAAGACCCGGGATCGTCCACAATGCTAAAAGAAGTGTCTTTTACCGCCTCAGCCCACAACGATGAATCATCAACCTCTGGAAAATTCACATTCAAGTTCTCACTTGCATTCACAAATTCTCCGACAACCTGATAACAGTTAATCGGGGTAGAAATCTGATCATTACAAGTAAAGCAAGGATCGAGATGGTTTTCGACAAGATTGGATCGTTCATTGGCCGAAAATGCGAGATTCTGCgcaaaattcaaatcattttcttGGTTCTCAATGTTTCTTGAGGGTGAAGCTTCAGTTTGGGAAGAAACAGGGCCCTGACTTTTCGACTTTTCTTCGTACAAAAGGGGAAGGTTGACCTTAGCATCCGGGCCATGCAGCTTACGCGCTGCTGCATCGTAGGCCACCGCAGCATCAAATGAGGTGTCGAAA comes from the Primulina huaijiensis isolate GDHJ02 chromosome 8, ASM1229523v2, whole genome shotgun sequence genome and includes:
- the LOC140982198 gene encoding dehydration-responsive element-binding protein 2D-like; its protein translation is MLKSVVSMGEERKVRKVARASSRKGCMRGKGGPENASCSYKGVRQRTWGKWVAEIREPNSGQRVWLGTFDTSFDAAVAYDAAARKLHGPDAKVNLPLLYEEKSKSQGPVSSQTEASPSRNIENQENDLNFAQNLAFSANERSNLVENHLDPCFTCNDQISTPINCYQVVGEFVNASENLNVNFPEVDDSSLWAEAVKDTSFSIVDDPGSFAGNHYSDGIPFPWTF